In a single window of the Entelurus aequoreus isolate RoL-2023_Sb linkage group LG16, RoL_Eaeq_v1.1, whole genome shotgun sequence genome:
- the LOC133630709 gene encoding uncharacterized protein K02A2.6-like — translation MAGILGQMDAFDESTEQWSTYVERFEHFVAANGLNEGRKLPVFFSVMGPATYGLLRSLIAPEKPGTKTYDEVVTLLQAHFSPKPIVIAERYRFHKRDQGEGETITQYVTDLKKLSEHCEFGAYLQDALRDRLVCGLNSESIKKRLLTEKDLTYQRAVELAVSIETVARESQQLSSSQKVNAVSLSLPPGRKCTRCGRVNHKMEECFYKDQSCHNCGKRGHIARMCREDKGGPKTTHFFWVKKGQKMKGKFKKRADQVEAETKPSDPETTDSDGVGGLHVVEVEKSVKHDSAASAIIWVRPKVEGQTIEMELDTGAAVSIISEKVYNAKFSQLRLRTTNLLLRSYTGQVMTPLGVIKVDVRLNKQRARLPLYVVKGDALSLFGREWLRKVKLDWTMIKTIRATHPIQEDRTMATVLDSHARVFQEGLGTLKGFEVALTLKPVHQPKFFQARAVPYALRPKVEEELERLEQGGVLSPVQFSEWATPIVPILKKNGKVRICGDFTVTLNPALCAEHYPIPRIEDLFASLAGGQRFSKLDLANAYLQVPVQESSRKYLTITTQKGMFCYNRLPFGITSAPSIFQRVMDQVLQGLPNVHCFLDDILVTGENDADHLKNLDAVLGRLGKFGLRVQKEKCEFFKSSLEYLGHVIDKKGLHKSPEKLKAIAEAPAPINVSQLRSFLGLINYYGRFVKNMATMLSPLHELLHTGVAWKWSPECEKAFKAAKDHLQSEQVLTHYDPRLPLRIACDASPYGVGAVLSHVMPGGEERPIAFASRTLSKAEQNYAQIEREALGIIFGVRKFHAYLYGCHFTLLTDHRPLTSILSPSKATPPMAAARLQRWALVLAAHNYTIQYRKAADHGNADGLSRLPLQVAHGEKPDAVDRVTVHHLETLPVDSEDIRKGTKYDPVLSRVVDMVVSGQFVGTVGQNDALAPFYMRRDELTVIQGCLLWGSRVVVPPALRPQLLKELHAGHPGMVKMKAIARSHVWWPGLDAQIEQQARTCSTCQRNQKNPALSPLHTWPWPGSPWQRIHVDFAGPFEGHMFLVVVDAYSKWPEVQVMKTTTTEKTVQALRSMFARNGVPETLVSDNGPQFTAAEFGAFLRANGVKHKRSAPFHPATNGQAERFVQTLKRSLKASRGTFTLQHRVEAFLLSYRNAPHMTTSESPAMLFLRRRLRSRLDLVKPNVSATVELAQEGQRERRDLVAKDRRFAVGEAVLVRDYRRGEEKWMPGLVASQEGPVSYSVDVGAGALWRRHTEQMRAGDRALLVPTGPEQPAVPSELTIGAQPVAPPPSPARGDALGTGTVAPEPGGSPRRRADVGAPGRRYPLRVTRAPDRLNL, via the coding sequence ATGGCGGGCATCCTGGGACAGATGGACGCCTTTGATGAGTCGACGGAGCAGTGGTCGACATACGTGGAGAGGTTTGAGCATTTCGTGGCAGCAAATGGACTGAATGAGGGGAGGAAGCTGCCGGTGTTTTTCAGCGTGATGGGACCGGCGACGTACGGTCTACTGCGCAGCCTCATCGCCCCAGAGAAGCCGGGCACGAAAACGTATGATGAGGTAGTGACATTGTTGCAAGCACATTTCTCCCCAAAGCCCATAGTGATAGCGGAGAGATATAGATTTCATAAGAGAGATCAGGGGGAGGGGGAAACTATTACACAGTATGTaacagatctaaaaaaattatcagAGCACTGTGAATTTGGAGCTTACCTGCAGGATGCACTAAGAGACAGGTTAGTGTGTGGGTTGAACAGTGAGTCGATTAAAAAGAGGCTGTTAACAGAGAAGGATTTAACATACCAAAGAGCAGTTGAACTAGCAGTTTCAATAGAAACAGTGGCACGTGAATCTCAACAGCTCAGTAGCTCACAGAAGGtgaacgctgtctctctctcctTGCCACCGGGCCGTAAATGCACTCGTTGTGGTAGAGTAAATCACAAAATGGAGGAATGTTTTTACAAGGACCAGTCCTGCCACAATTGTGGAAAAAGGGGGCACATAGCTCGTATGTGCAGGGAGGATAAAGGGGGACCGaagacaacacattttttttgggtTAAAAAGGGACAGAAAATGAAAGGAAAATTCAAAAAGAGGGCCGATCAGGTAGAGGCGGAGACTAAGCCCAGCGACCCAGAGACAACAGATTCAGATGGGGTGGGAGGCTTACATGTAGTGGAGGTAGAAAAAAGCGTTAAACATGATAGCGCTGCGTCAGCGATTATCTGGGTTAGACCCAAAGTGGAGGGACAAACTATAGAAATGGAGTTAGACACAGGTGCGGCAGTGTCGATCATTTCAGAAAAAGTATACAATGCTAAATTTAGCCAGTTACGCCTCCGTACCACCAACCTACTGTTGAGATCGTATACAGGGCAGGTTATGACACCCTTGGGGGTAATAAAAGTAGACGTGCGTCTCAACAAACAACGGGCACGTCTCCCCCTGTATGTGGTTAAGGGTGACGCTCTCTCTCTTTTTGGACGAGAATGGTTGCGAAAAGTAAAGTTAGATTGGACAATGATTAAAACTATTCGAGCTACACATCCCATACAGGAAGACCGCACAATGGCGACAGTACTAGACAGCCATGCCAGGGTGTTCCAAGAAGGTCTAGGTACACTAAAGGGCTTTGAGGTGGCGTTAACCCTCAAGCCGGTGCATCAACCGAAGTTCTTCCAAGCACGGGCGGTGCCGTATGCACTTCGGCCgaaggtggaggaggaattagagCGTTTGGAACAGGGGGGCGTACTGTCTCCAGTACAGTTTAGTGAATGGGCTACTCCAATTGtacccattttaaaaaaaaatgggaaagtACGTATATGCGGAGATTTTACAGTGACCTTGAATCCCGCGCTTTGTGCTGAACACTACCCCATTCCGAGGATAGAAGATCTTTTCGCATCGCTAGCAGGGGGGCAGCGTTTCAGCAAATTAGATCTGGCGAACGCATATTTACAGGTGCCGGTTCAGGAAAGCTCCCGTAAATATCTGACCATTACCACGCAGAAGGGAATGTTTTGCTATAACCGTCTTCCCTTCGGGATCACCTCTGCGCCGTCAATCTTTCAGCGAGTCATGGACCAAGTGTTGCAGGGCCTCCCCAACGTCCATTGTTTCCTGGACGACATTTTGGTGACTGGGGAGAACGATGCAGATCACCTAAAAAACTTAGATGCAGTGTTGGGCCGATTGGGAAAATTCGGTTTGCGAGTACAGAAGGAGAAATGTGAATTCTTCAAGAGTTCATTAGAATATTTGGGGCATGTCATTGATAAAAAAGGGCTACATAAGTCCCCAGAGAAGCTTAAGGCCATAGCGGAGGCCCCAGCCCCCATTAATGTGAGTCAGCTCCGTTCTTTTTTGGGCCTGATAAACTATTATGGGCGTTTTGTTAAAAACATGGCAACCATGCTCAGCCCGTTACATGAGCTGTTGCACACCGGAGTGGCATGGAAGTGGTCACCAGAGTGCGAGAAAGCCTTTAAGGCAGCAAAAGACCATTTGCAATCAGAACAGGTGCTAACGCATTATGACCCCAGGTTGCCCCTGCGGATAGCGTGTGACGCGTCGCCGTATGGGGTGGGCGCGGTACTTTCGCACGTGATGCCCGGTGGTGAGGAGAGACCCATAGCCTTTGCCTCTAGGACACTGAGCAAGGCAGAGCAAAATTATGCTCAGATTGAAAGGGAGGCGCTGGGAATTATTTTTGGGGTACGTAAATTCCACGCCTATTTGTACGGGTGCCATTTTACACTACTCACAGATCACAGACCGCTGACAAGTATATTGAGTCCCAGTAAGGCGACGCCACCTATGGCGGCCGCACGACTGCAGCGGTGGGCGTTAGTGTTAGCGGCACACAACTACACAATCCAATACAGGAAAGCAGCAGATCATGGGAATGCAGATGGTCTCTCACGGTTGCCACTGCAGGTAGCGCATGGGGAAAAGCCAGACGCAGTAGATAGGGTGACAGTACATCACCTTGAGACACTCCCAGTGGACAGTGAAGATATTAGGAAGGGAACTAAATATGACCCAGTGCTCTCTAGGGTAGTAGATATGGTAGTTTCAGGCCAGTTTGTTGGAACAGTTGGGCAGAATGACGCGTTGGCACCCTTCTACATGCGACGAGACGAACTGACGGTGATCCAGGGGTGTTTGCTATGGGGCAGTAGAGTGGTGGTGCCTCCAGCGTTGAGACCGCAGCTTCTGAAGGAACTACATGCCGGGCACCCAGGCATGGTCAAGATGAAGGCCATTGCACGGAGCCATGTCTGGTGGCCGGGGTTAGACGCCCAGATTGAACAGCAGGCCAGGACATGCTCTACGTGTCAACGGAACCAAAAGAACCCGGCGCTCTCCCCACTACACACCTGGCCGTGGCCGGGATCTCCATGGCAACGGATCCATGTGGACTTTGCGGGGCCGTTCGAAGGACACATGTTCTTGGTGGTGGTAGATGCGTACTCTAAGTGGCCGGAAGTACAGGTGATGAAAACGACGACGACGGAGAAGACTGTACAGGCCCTGAGGAGTATGTTTGCCCGCAACGGAGTACCAGAGACACTGGTTAGTGACAATGGGCCACAATTCACAGCGGCAGAGTTCGGGGCATTTCTCCGGGCAAACGGAGTGAAGCACAAAAGGTCAGCGCCGTTTCACCCCGCCACGAACGGTCAAGCAGAGCGTTTTGTGCAGACGCTGAAGCGTTCATTGAAAGCGTCTAGGGGAACATTTACGCTGCAACATCGAGTGGAGGCATTTTTACTCAGCTACAGGAATGCGCCTCACATGACGACGAGTGAGTCTCCGGCTATGCTCTTCCTGCGCCGTCGGCTCCGCTCTCGCTTGGACCTTGTGAAGCCGAACGTGTCGGCTACGGTGGAGCTGGCGCAGGAGGGCCAACGAGAACGCAGAGATCTGGTGGCTAAGGACAGACGGTTTGCAGTGGGGGAGGCCGTGCTGGTGCGTGATTATCGACGGGGGGAGGAGAAGTGGATGCCTGGACTGGTGGCATCACAAGAGGGACCGGTATCCTACTCCGTGGATGTGGGGGCAGGCGCACTCTGGAGACGTCACACAGAGCAGATGAGAGCCGGTGACCGTGCGCTTTTGGTTCCCACTGGTCCAGAGCAACCAGCTGTGCCGAGTGAACTGACAATTGGGGCCCAGCCGGTTGCTCCCCCCCCTTCTCCGGCAAGAGGGGATGCTCTGGGAACCGGGACAGTCGCCCCCGAGCCAGGAGGGTCACCCAGACGGAGAGCGGATGTTGGCGCGCCAGGCCGGAGGTATCCACTCCGGGTTACCAGAGCTCCAGACCGCCTTAATCTCTGA